A DNA window from Mesorhizobium sp. C432A contains the following coding sequences:
- a CDS encoding LysR substrate-binding domain-containing protein: MTALPSLRGLQAFEAAARSGSFAAAADELSISAAAVSQLIRTVEEQMGRKLFHRVNRRVVLTEAGVEMLPRLTLAFREIGSIARGSDAFRPRLVVSVPPSMAMGWLSERLAGFVASHGAVDISLRGDDDPVPFDRELIDIRLSFGPHYREHPSEEIVRDAVYPVCAPELTAKTDSLAGLPLIHTDWGPTGASFPSWRTWFEAAGIEPGRTVQRGLSANSSRAALDLAISGLGVALAQGIYCAGALELGRLVRANALSIALRQPYCLTIPERSARRDLVAAFRNWLIEECRRSVGSPVLG; the protein is encoded by the coding sequence ATGACCGCGCTTCCTTCCCTGAGAGGACTTCAAGCCTTCGAGGCGGCGGCGCGCTCGGGGAGTTTCGCCGCAGCGGCGGATGAGCTCTCGATCTCGGCGGCTGCGGTCAGCCAGCTCATTCGCACCGTCGAGGAGCAGATGGGTCGAAAACTGTTCCATCGCGTCAACCGCCGCGTGGTGCTGACGGAAGCCGGCGTCGAGATGCTGCCCCGGCTGACCCTGGCTTTTCGGGAGATCGGCAGCATCGCGCGTGGCAGCGATGCCTTCCGCCCGCGGCTTGTCGTATCGGTGCCGCCGTCCATGGCGATGGGCTGGCTTTCCGAACGCCTCGCCGGCTTTGTCGCCAGCCACGGCGCCGTCGACATATCCCTGCGCGGCGATGACGATCCGGTGCCGTTCGACCGCGAACTGATCGACATCCGGCTGTCCTTCGGCCCGCACTATCGTGAACACCCGAGCGAGGAGATCGTCAGGGACGCCGTCTACCCCGTCTGCGCGCCAGAACTCACCGCCAAAACCGACAGCCTCGCCGGCCTGCCACTGATTCACACCGACTGGGGACCGACCGGCGCGTCGTTTCCGTCTTGGCGCACATGGTTCGAGGCGGCGGGCATAGAGCCCGGCCGCACAGTGCAGCGCGGCCTGTCGGCGAACTCGTCGCGGGCAGCGCTCGACCTTGCCATTTCAGGGCTGGGCGTGGCGCTGGCGCAAGGCATTTATTGCGCCGGGGCGCTGGAATTGGGCCGTTTGGTCCGGGCTAATGCCCTATCGATCGCGCTGCGTCAGCCCTATTGCCTGACGATCCCGGAACGCAGTGCAAGGCGCGACCTGGTGGCGGCGTTTCGCAATTGGCTGATTGAGGAATGCCGGCGGTCGGTGGGTTCGCCGGTGCTCGGCTGA
- a CDS encoding dihydroorotase: MATTYDLILTGGTVVNHDGEGARDVGVKGGRIVAMGDLRQASAGEAIDCRGLHVLPGVVDSQVHFREPGLEHKEDLESGSRAAVLGGVTAVFEMPNTNPLTTSEAALADKVRRATSRMHCDFAFWVGGTRENANDVGELERLPGAAGIKVFMGSSTGDLLVEDDEGVASILRNTRRRAAFHSEDEFRLRERLGLRVEGDPSSHPVWRDEIAALRCTERLVRIARSTRARIHVLHISTAEEIVFLEQHKDVATCEATPHHLTLTADDYARLGTLIQMNPPVRAARHRDGVWHGIAQGIVDVLGSDHAPHTLAEKAKPYPASPSGMTGVQTLVPIMLDHVNSGLLTLQRFVDLSSHGPQRIFGMARKGRIAAGYDADFTIVDLQRRETITNAQAGSRAGWTPYDGKEVTGWPIGTIVRGRRVMWEGEIVTPGQGRPVEFSEALPA, from the coding sequence ATGGCCACCACCTACGACCTCATCCTGACAGGCGGCACGGTGGTCAACCATGATGGCGAGGGCGCGCGCGATGTCGGCGTCAAGGGTGGTCGCATCGTCGCAATGGGCGATCTTCGCCAAGCTTCGGCCGGCGAAGCGATCGACTGTCGCGGGCTGCACGTCCTGCCCGGCGTCGTTGACAGCCAGGTGCATTTTCGCGAGCCGGGGCTGGAGCACAAGGAAGATCTCGAGAGTGGATCTCGCGCCGCTGTTCTGGGCGGGGTCACCGCCGTCTTCGAAATGCCCAACACCAATCCGCTGACCACCAGCGAGGCGGCGCTTGCCGACAAGGTGCGCCGCGCCACCAGCCGGATGCATTGCGACTTCGCCTTCTGGGTTGGCGGCACACGCGAGAATGCCAATGATGTCGGTGAGCTCGAGCGGCTGCCGGGTGCTGCCGGGATAAAGGTGTTCATGGGCTCGTCCACCGGCGACCTGCTAGTCGAGGACGACGAGGGTGTCGCATCGATCCTGCGCAACACCCGCCGCCGCGCCGCCTTTCACTCGGAGGACGAGTTCCGGCTGCGCGAGCGCCTCGGCTTGCGCGTCGAGGGCGACCCGTCCTCACACCCCGTCTGGCGCGACGAGATCGCGGCCTTGCGCTGCACCGAGCGGCTGGTGCGCATCGCGCGCAGCACCCGCGCCCGCATCCATGTCCTGCACATCTCCACTGCCGAAGAGATCGTGTTCCTCGAACAGCACAAGGATGTCGCCACCTGCGAGGCGACGCCGCACCATTTGACGCTCACCGCCGACGACTATGCGCGGCTGGGCACGCTGATCCAGATGAATCCGCCGGTTCGCGCGGCCCGCCATCGCGACGGCGTCTGGCACGGCATTGCGCAAGGCATTGTCGATGTGCTCGGCTCCGACCACGCCCCCCACACGCTGGCCGAAAAGGCAAAGCCCTATCCGGCCTCACCGTCTGGCATGACCGGGGTGCAGACGCTGGTGCCGATCATGCTCGACCACGTCAATTCAGGCCTGCTGACCCTGCAGCGCTTCGTCGACCTCTCCAGCCACGGCCCGCAGCGCATCTTCGGCATGGCCAGGAAAGGCCGCATCGCCGCCGGCTACGATGCCGATTTCACCATTGTCGACCTCCAGCGGCGCGAGACCATCACCAATGCGCAAGCCGGCTCCAGGGCCGGCTGGACGCCCTATGACGGCAAGGAAGTCACCGGCTGGCCGATCGGCACCATCGTGCGCGGTCGTCGCGTGATGTGGGAAGGCGAGATCGTCACGCCCGGGCAGGGCAGGCCGGTAGAGTTTTCCGAGGCGCTGCCGGCTTAG
- a CDS encoding EAL domain-containing protein, translating to MSVAHVKGGSPVRRRGAGGVAAPRQIADELRHQNERFSAAVENMSHGLCMFDADERMIICNGNYISIFSLDAKIVRPGIAFLDILKHSVDIGVASQSAEDLYAIRKPYIERAQASTYEEILSDGRIVSITHRPLASGGWVSIYEDITEQRRAEQELKEQHRRFDAALANMSQGLLMYDAEGTLIVRNQRFLDLYKVTPDDFPLGMSQRALLEQMVRLRIYPSMDIDGEIANTRASLQAGEERSTDRSLADGRTLLVARRPLAGGGWVATFEDITERRRAEERMSHLAHYDTLTDLPNRSMFRERLDQAMAGDTPLAIFSLDLDRFKAVNDTWGHPAGDWLLKCVAERLRHSLRSDTDVVARLGGDEFAILQFNPKGATDAEQLAKRIVAVVSQPFRDKGRDMHVGISLGIALYPGDGKDADTLLKNADMALYSGKSEGRNVYRFFEPGMDALVRARLALETDLETALKRREFVLEFQPITNIASGKIVGAEALMRWNSPTRGLVAPDDFIAAAEDSGLIVPLGEWALKQACSVAAGWPPGMRIAVNVSAVQIRSADFARSVISALAVSGVPASRLELEITETVLMDESETVLKTLRQLRELGIRIALDDFGTGYSSLGYLRRFPVDKIKIDRSFIHDIDNKDTAAIVRTIIGLGAELGITVTAEGVETEAQLDILRKAGCVEVQGFLIGMPSKAADMARLLKTRAASRRA from the coding sequence ATGTCCGTTGCGCACGTCAAGGGTGGTTCGCCCGTCCGCAGACGGGGAGCCGGAGGCGTCGCCGCGCCACGGCAGATCGCCGACGAACTGCGCCACCAGAACGAGCGCTTTTCCGCGGCCGTCGAGAATATGTCGCATGGGCTGTGCATGTTCGACGCCGACGAGCGGATGATCATCTGCAACGGCAACTATATCAGCATCTTCTCCCTCGACGCGAAGATCGTGCGGCCCGGCATCGCGTTCCTGGACATTCTAAAGCACAGCGTCGACATCGGTGTCGCCTCACAGAGCGCCGAAGACCTGTATGCCATCCGCAAGCCCTATATCGAGCGCGCGCAAGCCTCGACCTACGAGGAAATACTGTCGGACGGACGCATCGTTTCCATCACGCACCGGCCGCTGGCCTCAGGCGGCTGGGTGTCGATCTATGAGGACATTACGGAGCAAAGGCGGGCCGAGCAGGAACTGAAGGAGCAGCACCGCCGCTTCGATGCGGCGCTCGCCAACATGTCGCAAGGCCTGTTGATGTACGACGCCGAAGGCACGCTGATCGTGCGCAACCAGCGCTTCCTCGACCTCTACAAGGTCACGCCTGACGACTTCCCGCTCGGCATGAGCCAGCGCGCCCTGCTCGAACAGATGGTGCGACTGCGCATCTATCCGTCGATGGACATCGACGGCGAGATCGCCAACACCAGAGCCAGCCTGCAGGCCGGTGAGGAGCGTTCGACAGACCGCAGCCTTGCCGATGGCCGAACGCTGCTGGTTGCGCGCCGGCCGCTTGCCGGTGGCGGCTGGGTGGCGACCTTCGAAGACATCACCGAGCGCCGGCGCGCCGAAGAGCGCATGAGCCACCTTGCCCATTACGACACGCTGACCGACCTGCCCAACCGATCGATGTTTCGCGAACGGCTCGACCAGGCGATGGCCGGCGATACACCGTTGGCGATCTTCTCGCTCGACCTCGATCGCTTCAAGGCCGTCAACGACACCTGGGGACACCCGGCCGGTGACTGGCTGCTGAAATGCGTGGCGGAGCGGTTGCGGCACAGCCTGCGCAGCGACACCGATGTGGTCGCCCGCCTCGGTGGCGACGAGTTCGCCATCCTGCAGTTCAATCCCAAAGGCGCCACCGATGCGGAACAACTGGCAAAACGCATCGTCGCTGTCGTCAGCCAGCCGTTTCGCGACAAGGGCCGCGACATGCATGTCGGCATCAGCCTTGGCATCGCGCTGTATCCCGGTGACGGCAAGGACGCCGACACGCTTTTGAAGAACGCCGACATGGCGCTTTACAGCGGTAAGAGCGAAGGCCGCAACGTCTACCGCTTTTTCGAGCCCGGCATGGATGCCTTGGTGCGGGCGCGCCTGGCGCTCGAAACCGATCTCGAGACGGCACTGAAGCGGCGGGAGTTCGTGCTGGAGTTCCAGCCGATCACCAACATCGCGTCGGGCAAGATCGTCGGCGCCGAAGCGTTGATGCGGTGGAATTCACCGACGCGCGGCCTGGTGGCGCCCGACGATTTCATCGCAGCCGCCGAAGACAGCGGGCTGATCGTTCCGCTGGGCGAATGGGCGCTGAAACAGGCCTGCAGCGTGGCCGCCGGCTGGCCGCCTGGAATGCGCATCGCCGTCAATGTCTCGGCAGTGCAGATCAGAAGCGCCGACTTTGCCCGCAGCGTGATTTCGGCGCTGGCCGTTTCCGGCGTGCCGGCCAGCCGGCTCGAACTGGAAATCACCGAGACCGTGCTGATGGATGAGAGCGAGACGGTGCTGAAGACGCTGAGACAGCTGCGCGAACTCGGTATCCGCATCGCGCTCGACGATTTCGGCACCGGCTATTCGTCGCTCGGCTATCTCAGGCGTTTTCCCGTCGACAAGATCAAGATCGACCGCTCCTTCATCCACGATATCGACAACAAGGACACGGCGGCGATCGTGCGCACGATCATCGGGCTTGGTGCCGAACTTGGCATCACCGTCACCGCCGAAGGCGTCGAGACCGAAGCGCAGCTCGACATATTGCGCAAGGCTGGCTGCGTCGAGGTGCAGGGCTTTCTGATCGGCATGCCGTCAAAGGCCGCCGACATGGCTCGACTTCTCAAGACGAGGGCAGCGTCCCGGCGCGCCTGA
- a CDS encoding TIGR02301 family protein: MTRTSLFLAACIAAATAFAVQPALAAESPFEPGLMRLAEVLGSLHFLRNLCGEKGDQWRTEMEKLIDSENPDPERRARFIASFNRGYRSFGGTYTQCTPSATEAISRYMKEGETLSRDIASRYGN, encoded by the coding sequence ATGACCCGCACCTCGCTGTTCCTTGCCGCATGCATCGCCGCCGCCACGGCTTTTGCCGTGCAGCCGGCGCTGGCCGCCGAGTCGCCGTTCGAGCCCGGGCTGATGCGACTGGCCGAGGTGCTGGGGTCGCTGCATTTCCTGCGCAATCTGTGCGGCGAAAAGGGCGACCAGTGGCGCACCGAGATGGAAAAGCTGATCGATTCGGAAAATCCCGATCCGGAGCGGCGTGCCCGCTTCATCGCCAGCTTCAACCGCGGTTACCGTTCCTTCGGCGGCACCTATACCCAATGCACGCCGTCAGCGACCGAAGCCATCAGCCGCTACATGAAGGAAGGCGAGACGCTGTCGCGCGACATCGCCTCGCGTTACGGCAACTGA
- a CDS encoding folate-binding protein YgfZ codes for MPFALLKDRALISVSGPDAEHFLQNILTTDLDTLAVDAAKPGALLSPQGKILFDFLISRSGEDAFRLDCRADIADDFLRRLMLYKLRAKAEIARQDQVLVTVAWGDDSSASPSDSTTLADVRFRDVVVSRSYGGASAGGDPAAWKALRIAKGIAESGSDYQLGDAFPHDVLLDETGGVGFKKGCYVGQEVVSRMQHRGTARRRVLIVSADRALPAPGTELTVAGRPVGTLGSTAGTAGLAIARIDRVKAALDAGQPVLAGDVTVSLAIPAWAQFSFPREAIGAEDA; via the coding sequence ATGCCTTTTGCCCTGCTCAAAGACCGCGCTCTCATTTCCGTGTCAGGCCCGGATGCCGAGCATTTTTTGCAGAACATCCTCACCACCGACCTCGACACGCTGGCCGTCGACGCGGCAAAGCCCGGTGCGCTGCTTTCGCCGCAAGGCAAGATCCTGTTTGATTTCCTGATCTCGCGTAGCGGCGAAGACGCATTCCGGCTGGATTGCCGTGCCGATATCGCAGACGACTTCCTGCGCCGGCTGATGCTTTACAAGCTGCGCGCCAAGGCCGAGATTGCTAGGCAGGATCAAGTGCTTGTGACGGTTGCCTGGGGCGATGATTCAAGCGCCTCACCTTCTGATTCAACGACACTTGCCGATGTCCGCTTCCGCGATGTGGTTGTGAGCCGTTCCTATGGCGGCGCATCCGCAGGTGGCGACCCGGCTGCGTGGAAGGCGCTCCGCATCGCCAAAGGCATTGCCGAAAGCGGTTCCGATTATCAGCTCGGCGATGCCTTCCCTCACGACGTGCTGCTCGACGAGACCGGCGGCGTCGGCTTCAAGAAAGGCTGCTATGTCGGCCAGGAAGTGGTCTCGCGCATGCAGCATCGCGGCACCGCCAGGCGCCGCGTGCTGATCGTTTCGGCCGACCGCGCCTTACCCGCGCCCGGCACGGAGCTGACGGTTGCGGGGCGGCCGGTCGGCACGCTCGGCTCGACCGCGGGCACGGCCGGACTCGCCATTGCCCGCATCGACCGGGTCAAGGCGGCGCTCGACGCTGGCCAGCCGGTACTGGCCGGTGATGTCACCGTCTCGCTCGCCATCCCGGCCTGGGCGCAGTTCAGCTTTCCCAGGGAAGCCATCGGCGCGGAGGATGCCTGA
- a CDS encoding HD family hydrolase: protein MAADRVGAPPRAWQRMLSGRRLDLLDPSPLDIEISDIAHGLARVARWNGQTRGDHAFSVAQHSLLVEALFSELQPDASANAQLAALLHDAPEYVIGDMISPFKSVMGGSYKECELRLQRAIHQRFSLPPELGVGLRKEIKRADQIAAYYEATLLAGFSTAEATEFFGRPRGFNADRFDFKPHSVTSAQAAFLKRYATLEKQRQATVAVHSAQ, encoded by the coding sequence ATGGCTGCCGATCGCGTCGGAGCGCCACCGCGCGCGTGGCAGCGCATGCTGTCGGGACGGCGGCTCGACCTGCTCGACCCCTCGCCGCTCGACATCGAAATCTCCGACATCGCCCACGGGCTTGCCCGCGTCGCCCGCTGGAACGGCCAGACCCGCGGCGATCACGCCTTTTCGGTTGCCCAGCATTCGCTGCTGGTCGAGGCGCTGTTCAGCGAGTTGCAGCCGGACGCCTCGGCCAACGCTCAGTTGGCAGCACTGCTGCATGACGCGCCGGAATATGTCATCGGCGACATGATCTCGCCGTTCAAATCGGTAATGGGCGGCTCCTACAAGGAGTGTGAGCTGCGTCTCCAGCGCGCCATCCATCAGCGCTTTTCGCTGCCGCCCGAACTCGGCGTCGGCTTGCGCAAGGAGATCAAGCGCGCCGACCAGATCGCCGCCTATTACGAGGCGACGCTGCTTGCCGGTTTCTCGACCGCGGAAGCAACCGAGTTCTTCGGCCGGCCGCGCGGGTTCAATGCCGACCGCTTCGACTTTAAGCCGCACTCGGTGACCTCGGCGCAAGCTGCCTTCCTCAAACGCTACGCAACGCTTGAAAAGCAACGCCAGGCAACGGTTGCCGTGCATTCGGCGCAGTGA
- a CDS encoding AraC family transcriptional regulator, which translates to MSGIQQPQETTQFWRHPRFRDLGMLKARFTRHRYQLHTHPTYVVALITQGCERVRIGNETVLAPSGTVLLVNPEIWHDGEAGADQGWAYRTFYPSASLVGAIADELGQDRPPLFSQAIVDDADLVQAVGVAHLASTSGDATSAETSMLIALRKLILRHGDWGGRRREAVESFGSKSRLRVYEQVIEDHLNSGLDLQRLAEAAGVTRFQVIRDFRKVLGLTPAAFIRDRRLRRADLLIRQGSDLAGAAFAAGFSDQSHLSRTFRAAHGMTPGMFRRAGTLPSS; encoded by the coding sequence GTGTCTGGAATTCAACAGCCTCAGGAGACGACGCAGTTCTGGCGTCATCCGCGCTTTCGCGATCTTGGCATGCTCAAGGCGCGCTTCACGCGGCATCGCTACCAGCTGCACACGCACCCGACCTATGTCGTCGCCCTGATCACGCAAGGGTGCGAGCGGGTCCGCATCGGCAACGAGACTGTCCTCGCGCCGTCGGGCACGGTTCTGCTCGTCAATCCGGAGATATGGCATGACGGCGAGGCGGGCGCCGACCAGGGCTGGGCTTACCGCACCTTCTATCCCTCGGCCTCGCTCGTGGGTGCGATCGCGGACGAACTCGGGCAGGATCGCCCGCCGTTGTTTTCACAAGCGATCGTAGATGATGCCGATCTCGTCCAGGCAGTAGGCGTCGCGCACTTGGCTTCGACATCGGGTGATGCCACGAGCGCCGAAACATCCATGCTGATCGCCTTGCGCAAGCTCATCCTGCGCCATGGCGATTGGGGCGGCCGGCGGCGCGAGGCGGTCGAAAGCTTCGGATCGAAAAGCCGGCTCCGGGTCTATGAACAGGTCATCGAAGACCATCTGAACTCGGGCCTCGATTTGCAGCGGCTCGCTGAAGCCGCAGGCGTGACGCGCTTTCAAGTTATCCGCGATTTCAGGAAAGTGCTGGGTCTCACCCCTGCTGCCTTCATCCGTGACCGCAGGCTGCGCCGTGCCGATCTGCTGATCCGGCAAGGTTCAGATCTCGCCGGTGCCGCCTTTGCGGCCGGCTTCTCCGACCAAAGCCATCTCTCGCGCACCTTCCGCGCCGCGCATGGAATGACGCCGGGGATGTTCAGGCGCGCCGGGACGCTGCCCTCGTCTTGA
- a CDS encoding amidohydrolase, protein MLHNDPIAALTPQVVEWRHHIHANPELGFQEYETARFVADKLRTFGLDEVHEGIGGTGVVGVLRGRPGVRAIGLRAELDALPVLEKTGLPHASKKDGVMHACGHDGHIAMLLGAAKLLADNRAFDGTVCFIFQPAEENEGGAMRMIEDGLFERFPVEAVYAVHNWPGLPLGKIAARAGSMMAAVDTFELNFEGAGAHAAMPQLGDDPVLAAGAFVQAVQRIVSRSVDPQMALVVSITQIHGGNVGNIVPGKVWLQGTCRFFEPTLSDHCERLIGDIAQGIASAHALTAKLAYKKGYPPLVNTSAATDRAVQAATAVIGREQVETAFNPSLGCEDFAYMVREAGGCYAWVGAGAVRLGEGLHGDRYVFNDAIVPTVLRYFVTLVEQTLR, encoded by the coding sequence ATGCTGCACAACGACCCCATCGCCGCCCTCACCCCGCAGGTGGTGGAATGGCGGCATCACATCCACGCCAACCCCGAACTCGGTTTCCAAGAGTATGAGACCGCGCGCTTCGTCGCCGACAAGCTGCGCACCTTCGGGCTTGACGAGGTTCATGAAGGCATAGGCGGCACCGGCGTGGTTGGCGTCCTCAGAGGACGACCAGGCGTGCGCGCCATCGGGCTTCGGGCCGAACTCGATGCCTTGCCCGTGCTGGAGAAGACCGGACTGCCCCACGCGTCGAAAAAAGACGGCGTGATGCATGCCTGCGGCCACGACGGGCACATCGCGATGCTGCTCGGCGCCGCCAAGCTGCTCGCCGACAACAGAGCCTTCGACGGCACCGTCTGTTTCATCTTCCAGCCGGCGGAAGAAAATGAAGGCGGCGCCATGCGGATGATCGAGGACGGACTGTTCGAGCGCTTCCCCGTGGAAGCCGTCTACGCCGTCCACAACTGGCCGGGGCTGCCGCTCGGAAAGATCGCGGCCCGTGCCGGGTCGATGATGGCGGCCGTCGACACTTTCGAACTGAACTTTGAGGGGGCCGGCGCGCATGCCGCCATGCCGCAGCTAGGCGACGATCCCGTGCTCGCGGCCGGCGCCTTCGTTCAAGCCGTGCAGCGCATCGTCAGCCGTTCGGTCGACCCGCAAATGGCGCTGGTCGTTTCGATCACCCAGATCCATGGCGGCAATGTCGGCAACATCGTGCCGGGCAAGGTCTGGCTGCAGGGAACCTGCCGCTTCTTCGAGCCCACTTTGTCGGACCATTGCGAAAGGCTGATCGGCGACATCGCGCAAGGCATTGCCTCGGCGCATGCACTCACCGCCAAGCTCGCCTACAAGAAAGGCTACCCGCCGCTGGTCAACACGTCGGCTGCCACTGACCGGGCCGTCCAGGCGGCAACCGCGGTTATCGGCCGCGAGCAGGTCGAGACCGCATTCAACCCGAGCCTCGGCTGCGAGGATTTTGCCTACATGGTCCGCGAAGCCGGCGGCTGCTATGCCTGGGTCGGCGCAGGAGCGGTCAGACTGGGCGAAGGGCTGCACGGCGATCGCTATGTCTTCAACGACGCCATCGTCCCCACCGTGCTCCGCTATTTCGTCACGCTCGTTGAGCAGACGCTACGCTGA
- a CDS encoding nucleotidyl transferase AbiEii/AbiGii toxin family protein → MEFKRPEHQIIAEALGLMDRHFLTANQCWFGGGTAIVMKFGEYRRSLDVDFLCADSDGYRELRTSAAERGVRAFFPEPVEAVRDFQIDQYGLRTIVRLKGQTIKFEVIREGRIKLRGHFDDDLNVSALVPADMFAEKLLANADRCQDRAIAYRDAIDLGVLVGIYKEIPSDAVGKAKAAYGVDIERKVAWVVNRLRDKEELRHAAEVLQMDPNAAVEAISALRNEGIRIWPDTGLELSSPSQ, encoded by the coding sequence ATGGAATTCAAGAGGCCCGAGCACCAGATCATTGCCGAAGCGCTCGGGTTGATGGATCGCCATTTCCTGACCGCAAACCAGTGCTGGTTCGGCGGTGGCACTGCGATCGTTATGAAATTCGGGGAATATCGCCGCTCACTGGATGTGGACTTCCTGTGTGCCGACAGTGATGGCTATCGCGAATTGCGGACCTCCGCAGCCGAACGTGGCGTCAGAGCATTCTTTCCTGAGCCGGTCGAGGCTGTTCGGGACTTCCAGATCGATCAATATGGCTTGCGGACGATCGTGCGGTTGAAAGGCCAAACGATCAAGTTTGAAGTCATCCGCGAAGGCCGCATAAAACTGCGAGGCCATTTCGACGACGATCTGAATGTATCCGCCCTGGTCCCGGCGGATATGTTTGCCGAGAAGTTGCTGGCGAACGCGGATCGATGTCAGGACCGTGCAATTGCATATCGCGATGCCATCGATCTTGGAGTGCTGGTTGGCATCTATAAGGAAATCCCGAGCGACGCTGTTGGCAAGGCGAAGGCGGCCTATGGCGTGGATATCGAGCGCAAGGTGGCTTGGGTGGTAAACAGGCTGCGGGACAAGGAAGAATTGCGGCATGCCGCCGAGGTGCTGCAAATGGATCCCAACGCGGCGGTCGAAGCGATTTCGGCCCTTCGAAATGAAGGTATCCGCATATGGCCTGACACAGGCCTCGAGCTTTCTAGCCCTAGCCAGTAG
- a CDS encoding fatty acid desaturase family protein, producing the protein MTVSAQFEPRDHRDVVASLTNEQRSRLTGKSDGPGLVQLAFHLGAIVAIGGLIAAKVSYWPLLMLPQGILIVFLFTLLHETVHRTAFETQWLNDAAARVCSLAIALPADWFRYFHFAHHRFTQDPETDPELAFPKPETMRQYIVHVSGLPVWWGHLQTLYTNAIGGCHDSYVPPKGLPKVRTEARAMIAFYVVVAALALWFEASVLLYVWIVPALLGQPFLRLYLLAEHGRCPLVANMLENTRTTLTNWLVRKVAWNMPYHAEHHANPGVPFHQLPAFHLLIERHLKVVQPGYVSFHEKYVETLR; encoded by the coding sequence ATGACCGTATCGGCCCAGTTTGAACCCAGAGACCATCGCGACGTCGTCGCGTCTCTGACCAATGAGCAGCGCAGCCGCCTGACCGGCAAGTCGGACGGGCCGGGTCTGGTCCAACTCGCCTTCCATCTCGGCGCGATTGTGGCTATCGGCGGGCTGATTGCGGCCAAGGTGTCGTACTGGCCGCTGTTGATGTTGCCGCAAGGCATTCTTATCGTCTTCCTGTTCACGCTGCTGCATGAGACGGTGCACAGGACGGCGTTCGAGACGCAGTGGCTCAACGATGCCGCCGCAAGGGTCTGCAGCCTGGCGATCGCGCTGCCCGCCGACTGGTTTCGCTATTTCCACTTCGCCCATCACCGTTTCACCCAGGATCCAGAGACCGATCCGGAACTCGCCTTCCCGAAACCGGAGACGATGCGGCAATACATCGTCCACGTCTCGGGCCTGCCGGTGTGGTGGGGGCATTTGCAGACACTCTACACCAACGCGATTGGCGGCTGCCACGACAGCTACGTGCCGCCGAAAGGCCTGCCCAAGGTGCGCACTGAAGCCCGCGCCATGATCGCTTTCTATGTCGTGGTCGCCGCGCTAGCCCTGTGGTTCGAGGCAAGTGTACTGCTCTATGTCTGGATCGTGCCGGCGCTGCTCGGCCAGCCCTTCCTCAGGCTCTATCTGCTGGCCGAGCATGGCCGCTGCCCGCTTGTCGCCAACATGCTGGAAAACACCCGCACCACGCTGACCAACTGGCTGGTGCGCAAAGTCGCCTGGAACATGCCGTATCACGCCGAGCACCACGCCAATCCCGGCGTGCCCTTCCATCAGCTGCCGGCCTTCCACCTGCTGATCGAGCGCCATCTCAAAGTCGTCCAACCCGGCTATGTCAGCTTCCACGAGAAATACGTCGAGACTTTGCGCTGA
- a CDS encoding DUF3303 family protein → MQFIVIEDFTGCDRKEIYRRFGERGRLKPDALVVHHSWIAADMSRCFLLVEADDVTLLQRWVIEWSDLVEFEIIPVATNKDMVAALAGHL, encoded by the coding sequence ATGCAGTTCATCGTCATCGAGGATTTCACCGGCTGCGACCGCAAGGAGATCTACCGCCGTTTCGGCGAGCGCGGCCGATTGAAGCCGGACGCGCTTGTCGTGCACCACTCCTGGATCGCGGCTGATATGAGCCGCTGCTTCCTGCTGGTCGAGGCCGATGACGTCACGCTGCTGCAGCGCTGGGTCATCGAATGGTCTGACCTGGTGGAGTTCGAGATCATTCCCGTGGCGACGAACAAGGACATGGTCGCCGCACTGGCCGGCCATCTCTGA